A single Candoia aspera isolate rCanAsp1 chromosome 7, rCanAsp1.hap2, whole genome shotgun sequence DNA region contains:
- the LRRC4 gene encoding leucine-rich repeat-containing protein 4: protein MKLLRQAPPQHARNAAPLACLAYLVAQAWLLACALAARPGPQSCPSVCSCSNQLSKVVCTRRGLAEVPPGIPSGTRYLNLMENSIKVIQADTFRHLHHLEVLQLGRNAIRQIEVGAFNGLASLNTLELFDNWLTVVPSGAFEYLSKLRELWLRNNPIESLSSYAFNRVPSLMRLDLGELKKLKYISEGAFEGLYNLKYLNLGMCGIREMPNLSPLVGLEELEMSGNNFPAIQPGAFRGLRSLKKLWIMSAQIGLIERNAFDDLTALVELNLAHNNLTSLPHDLFAPLRYLVELHLHHNPWHCDCDILWLSWWLREYIPTNSSCCGRCHAPTHMRGRFLVEVDQTAFQCSAPFIMDAPRDLNISEGRVAELKCRTPAMSSVRWLLPNGTVLSHASSHPRISVLNDGTLNFSQVLLTDTGIYTCMVTNVAGNSNASAYLNVSTAELNTSNYSFFTTVTVETTETSPENIFPKFTKPVPTTSTGYRPAYTTTTTVLVQTTRMPRQDATLDSNDKMQTSLDEVMKTTKIIIGCFVAVTLLAAAMLIVFYKLRKRHQQRSTVGAARTVEIIQVDEDLPASAAAAAATTATTTPSTTSGMSGEGAVVLPAIHDHYNAYKPSHGAHWTENCLGNSVHPTVTTIAEPYIIQTHPKEKVQETQI, encoded by the coding sequence ATGAAGCTCCTGCGGCAGGCTCCCCCGCAGCACGCCCGGAACGCCGCCCCGCTCGCCTGCCTAGCCTACCTCGTGGCGCAAGCGTGGCTGCTGGCGTGCGCCCTGGCGGCAAGGCCCGGGCCGCAGAGCTGCCCCTCCGTCTGCTCCTGCAGTAACCAGCTCAGCAAGGTCGTGTGCACCCGCCGGGGGCTGGCCGAGGTACCGCCGGGCATCCCCTCGGGCACCCGCTACCTGAACCTGATGGAGAACAGCATCAAGGTGATCCAGGCGGACACCTTCCGCCACCTGCACCACCTGGAGGTGCTCCAGCTGGGACGCAACGCCATCCGGCAGATCGAGGTGGGGGCCTTCAACGGGCTGGCCAGCCTGAACACACTGGAGCTCTTCGACAACTGGCTGACGGTAGTGCCCAGTGGGGCCTTTGAGTACCTGTCCAAGCTGCGGGAGCTCTGGCTGCGCAACAACCCCATCGAGAGCCTCTCGTCCTATGCCTTCAACCGGGTCCCCTCCCTTATGCGCCTGGACCTGGGCGAGCTGAAGAAACTCAAGTACATCTCTGAGGGGGCCTTCGAGGGGCTCTACAACCTGAAGTACCTGAACCTTGGCATGTGCGGCATCCGCGAGATGCCCAACCTCTCCCCTCTGGTGGGCCTGGAGGAGCTGGAGATGTCTGGCAACAACTTCCCCGCCATCCAGCCGGGGGCCTTCCGCGGACTGCGGTCACTTAAGAAGCTGTGGATCATGAGCGCCCAGATCGGCCTGATCGAGCGGAACGCCTTCGACGACCTCACGGCCCTGGTGGAGCTCAACCTGGCCCACAACAACCTCACCTCCCTACCCCACGACCTCTTTGCACCGCTGAGGTACCTGGTGGAGCTGCATTTGCACCACAACCCCTGGCACTGCGACTGCGACATCCTGTGGCTGTCTTGGTGGCTGCGGGAGTACATCCCCACCAACTCCTCTTGCTGTGGGCGCTGCCATGCCCCCACGCACATGCGGGGCAGGTTCCTGGTGGAGGTCGACCAGACGGCCTTCCAGTGCTCGGCTCCTTTCATCATGGACGCCCCTCGGGATCTTAACATCTCCGAAGGGAGGGTGGCTGAGCTCAAGTGCCGGACCCCGGCCATGTCCTCCGTGCGGTGGCTGCTGCCCAACGGGACGGTGCTAAGCCACGCCTCCAGCCACCCCCGGATCTCCGTCCTTAACGACGGCACCCTGAACTTTTCACAGGTTCTCCTCACGGACACGGGGATCTACACGTGCATGGTCACCAATGTGGCGGGGAACTCCAACGCCTCGGCCTACCTCAACGTGAGCACGGCTGAACTCAACACTTCCAACTACAGCTTCTTCACCACGGTCACTGTGGAGACCACGGAGACGTCGCCCGAAAACATCTTCCCCAAGTTTACGAAGCCGGTGCCAACAACATCCACGGGCTACCGGCCAGcctacaccaccaccaccaccgtgcTCGTCCAGACTACCAGGATGCCCCGGCAGGATGCCACCTTGGACAGCAACGACAAGATGCAGACCAGCCTGGATGAGGTGATGAAGACCACCAAGATCATCATTGGATGTTTCGTGGCTGTGACCCTCCTGGCAGCAGCCATGTTGATAGTCTTCTACAAACTTCGCAAGCGTCACCAGCAGAGGAGTACTGTGGGGGCCGCCAGGACTGTGGAAATCATACAGGTGGATGAAGACCTCCCggcctcggcggcggcggcggcagccaccactgccaccaccaCGCCTTCGACCACGTCAGGCATGTCAGGTGAGGGGGCAGTTGTGCTGCCTGCTATTCATGACCACTACAACGCTTACAAACCCTCCCACGGGGCCCACTGGACAGAGAACTGTTTGGGGAACTCAGTGCACCCCACGGTCACGACTATTGCTGAACCTTATATAATACAAACCCACCCCAAGGAGAAAGTGCAGGAAACTCAGATCTGA